One genomic segment of candidate division KSB1 bacterium includes these proteins:
- a CDS encoding class I mannose-6-phosphate isomerase, translating to MANSLYPLTFAPVLKQYLWGGRNLERLGRTLPPHGVVAESWEISGHPNGVTAVDNGPFAGRLLTELHAELGVDLIGRNCAWAQARHKFPLLIKLLDAKLPLSVQVHPDDDFARTHEGNELGKTEMWVVLQAVPNAELILGVKAGTTPAAFRQAAVEGRLEPFLHRLPVKAGDHVCVPAGSLHAIMGGLLIAEIQQNSDTTYRVYDWNRVGDDGRPRPLHLDKAMAVINFAQVEPRLQPAERIAGHNGVQRWRLCANRYFVTERVEMPAGATFTGACTGESLEIWGVIAGTARINHVTLTAVRFALLPAMLGEFAVTTAGGATLLRIYVGA from the coding sequence ATGGCGAACTCCCTGTATCCTCTGACTTTTGCTCCCGTGTTGAAACAGTATCTTTGGGGTGGCCGGAATCTCGAACGGCTGGGACGCACCCTGCCGCCGCACGGCGTGGTGGCCGAAAGCTGGGAAATCTCCGGCCATCCCAACGGCGTGACGGCTGTTGACAACGGGCCGTTCGCCGGCCGTTTACTCACCGAGCTGCATGCCGAGCTGGGCGTGGATTTGATTGGCCGCAACTGTGCCTGGGCGCAGGCGCGACACAAATTCCCCCTGCTCATCAAATTGCTGGATGCCAAGCTGCCGCTCTCGGTGCAGGTGCATCCCGACGACGATTTCGCGCGCACGCATGAAGGCAACGAGCTGGGCAAAACCGAGATGTGGGTCGTGCTGCAGGCGGTGCCGAATGCCGAGTTGATTCTCGGCGTCAAAGCCGGTACCACGCCCGCGGCTTTTCGCCAGGCCGCGGTAGAGGGGCGGTTGGAGCCGTTCCTGCACCGGCTGCCGGTCAAGGCGGGCGATCATGTCTGCGTGCCCGCCGGTTCGCTGCATGCCATCATGGGCGGCTTGTTGATTGCTGAAATTCAGCAGAATTCCGACACCACCTATCGCGTGTATGATTGGAACCGTGTCGGCGACGACGGCCGGCCGCGGCCGCTGCATCTCGACAAGGCGATGGCCGTGATCAACTTTGCCCAAGTCGAGCCGCGCCTGCAGCCCGCCGAGCGAATTGCCGGGCACAACGGCGTGCAGCGCTGGCGGTTGTGCGCGAATCGATACTTCGTGACCGAGCGCGTGGAAATGCCCGCGGGCGCGACTTTCACCGGCGCCTGCACCGGCGAGAGTTTGGAAATTTGGGGTGTGATTGCCGGCACGGCCCGCATCAATCACGTGACGCTCACCGCCGTGCGCTTCGCCTTGTTGCCCGCGATGCTGGGCGAGTTTGCCGTCACCACTGCGGGCGGCGCCACTTTGCTGCGCATTTATGTGGGAGCATGA